A single window of Deltaproteobacteria bacterium DNA harbors:
- a CDS encoding Tn3 family transposase, giving the protein MRFLNWVPPSLEAVPSVVVRFVGEQLGIEPGVLGDYGRRPQTRDDHVAQIRVYLQVRAYEAADATPLRRHLVEEAMRRDDAAALLEEAEAWLRRQRILFPSSDVLRRVVRSARVRAEWRIYRRICGLLSEVQKTAMQALLETPHGKRGTRFSWLKEPPRQASSRHIRELTDKLHLVRGLGVGEMDLSWLVRNRARQLAGLGRNYSSTALERFAAEKRYAILTFWLQELQATLTDDIVTMLNVLIGRLFTRSENAMQADQARQGPVINWCLITLRKAVGVLLDRTVSNPEVRPMAFEVVPEAELQRAYDSAGDSQRPEDYNSLDYARKRHRSLRSFLPCVLDALKFTGNQAAEPVLRAVAILQEMRAEGKRKLPPDTLTDFADESWREAIQPDQAATLDRPMWELALAEKIRDSIKSSDLYVVGSWQHRDWTSYLLSPEDWELRRDGWWADWHAATDPRRYLDDLEALMDEALQRLAEGWEDNDFASQAGGRLKLSRDDAIEVPASAEALKKEVQQLMPRIKLTGLLPEVDAWIGLRDCFSHPSVPAGGHNPLLEANFFAVLVAHGCNLALTNMADSADLPYHHLTYLSDWYFREECRRAAIVAAVNYHHSLALAGTFGPGTAAMTDGIRFGVSGSSLMASHHPRYFGVRRGITVYDMTSDQYSHPYVQVIGCHEREAAAALDAALRHETDLPLFEHMTDTHGYTEIIFGLFELEGRMFSPRLRDLPGQVLYPMSARQKKGPMGWLLRGRRIRRELIERCWDDMHRVAASLKEGTVTATLLVAKFQAMKRMSGIQHGLQELGRIHKTLFILRYRRRRSPPPASSSAWCLGLSGRTCSSGPEAVRPPCTAARVLKRATRARRSPRNLKSCLQDPQERPQLPPTCHVEQPSRRPAGYGATPLHHQCE; this is encoded by the coding sequence CCCAGACCCGGGACGACCACGTCGCTCAGATCCGTGTCTACCTGCAGGTCCGCGCCTACGAGGCGGCCGACGCCACGCCCCTGCGTCGCCATCTGGTGGAGGAGGCCATGCGCAGGGATGACGCCGCGGCCCTTCTAGAAGAAGCCGAGGCCTGGTTGCGCCGCCAGCGCATCCTGTTCCCTTCCAGCGACGTGTTGCGCCGGGTGGTCCGCTCGGCCCGGGTGCGTGCCGAGTGGCGCATCTATCGTCGCATCTGCGGCCTTCTCTCCGAGGTGCAAAAGACCGCCATGCAGGCCCTGCTGGAGACTCCTCATGGCAAGCGGGGCACCCGGTTTTCCTGGCTGAAGGAGCCGCCCCGCCAGGCCTCCAGCCGGCACATCCGGGAGCTGACGGACAAGCTCCACCTGGTGCGTGGCCTGGGCGTGGGCGAGATGGACCTCTCCTGGCTCGTGCGCAACCGGGCGCGACAACTGGCCGGCCTAGGCCGCAACTACTCCAGTACTGCGCTGGAGCGGTTCGCAGCGGAGAAGCGTTACGCCATCCTGACCTTCTGGCTGCAGGAGCTGCAGGCGACCCTCACCGACGACATCGTCACCATGCTCAACGTGCTGATCGGGCGTCTCTTTACGCGCTCCGAGAACGCGATGCAGGCCGATCAGGCGCGCCAGGGGCCGGTCATCAACTGGTGCCTGATCACCCTGCGCAAGGCCGTGGGAGTGCTGCTCGACCGCACCGTGTCCAACCCGGAGGTGCGTCCGATGGCCTTCGAGGTGGTGCCGGAGGCGGAACTGCAGCGGGCTTACGATAGCGCTGGCGACAGTCAACGTCCCGAGGACTACAACAGTCTCGACTACGCCCGAAAGAGACATCGCAGTCTACGCAGTTTCCTACCCTGCGTCCTGGACGCCCTGAAGTTCACCGGAAATCAGGCGGCAGAGCCCGTGCTGCGCGCCGTGGCGATTCTCCAGGAGATGCGCGCCGAGGGCAAACGCAAGCTGCCGCCGGATACGCTTACCGACTTCGCCGACGAGAGCTGGCGCGAGGCCATCCAGCCAGACCAGGCGGCAACCCTGGACAGGCCCATGTGGGAGCTGGCCCTGGCCGAGAAGATCCGGGATAGCATCAAGTCCTCGGACCTCTACGTGGTGGGCAGCTGGCAGCACCGCGACTGGACCAGCTACCTGCTCAGCCCCGAGGATTGGGAGCTGCGGCGCGACGGATGGTGGGCGGATTGGCATGCCGCTACCGATCCCCGGCGCTACCTCGACGACCTGGAAGCCCTGATGGACGAGGCGCTGCAGCGCTTAGCCGAAGGCTGGGAGGACAACGACTTCGCCAGCCAGGCCGGGGGCAGGCTGAAGCTTTCCAGGGATGACGCTATCGAGGTCCCGGCCAGCGCCGAGGCCCTCAAGAAAGAGGTTCAGCAGCTGATGCCGCGGATTAAGCTGACAGGTTTGCTGCCCGAGGTGGACGCCTGGATCGGCCTGCGCGATTGTTTCTCCCATCCCAGCGTACCGGCGGGGGGGCACAATCCGCTCCTGGAGGCGAACTTCTTCGCCGTCCTGGTGGCACACGGGTGCAACCTGGCCCTCACCAACATGGCCGATTCGGCCGATCTGCCCTACCACCATTTGACCTACCTGTCCGACTGGTACTTTCGGGAGGAATGTCGGCGGGCGGCGATCGTGGCCGCAGTCAACTACCATCACTCGCTGGCCCTAGCGGGAACCTTCGGACCAGGCACAGCGGCTATGACTGACGGCATCCGCTTCGGCGTTTCGGGCAGCTCCCTCATGGCGAGCCATCATCCGCGTTACTTCGGGGTGCGGCGGGGGATTACGGTCTACGACATGACCTCAGATCAGTACTCCCACCCCTACGTCCAGGTCATCGGCTGTCACGAGCGCGAGGCCGCCGCCGCCCTGGACGCTGCCCTACGCCATGAGACCGATCTGCCCCTGTTCGAGCACATGACCGACACTCACGGCTACACCGAGATCATCTTCGGCCTCTTCGAGTTGGAGGGTCGCATGTTTTCGCCCCGCCTGCGCGACCTGCCGGGCCAGGTCCTCTATCCGATGAGCGCACGCCAGAAGAAGGGACCCATGGGCTGGCTGCTGCGCGGCCGCCGGATCCGCCGGGAGCTGATCGAGCGGTGCTGGGACGACATGCACCGGGTGGCCGCCTCACTCAAGGAAGGCACCGTCACGGCTACCCTGCTGGTCGCCAAGTTCCAGGCCATGAAACGCATGAGCGGGATTCAGCACGGGCTGCAGGAGCTCGGACGGATCCACAAGACCCTCTTCATCCTGCGCTACAGGCGCAGGCGCTCGCCACCCCCGGCTTCATCTTCAGCCTGGTGCCTCGGCCTTAGCGGCCGAACTTGCTCCTCAGGACCTGAAGCTGTTCGTCCTCCTTGTACTGCTGCTCGAGTTCTGAAAAGAGCCACTCGAGCTCGCCGTTCTCCAAGGAACCTAAAGTCTTGCCTGCAAGACCCTCAAGAACGGCCGCAACTTCCTCCAACCTGCCACGTTGAGCAGCCATCCCGGCGGCCAGCCGGATACGGAGCAACCCCCCTGCATCACCAGTGCGAGTGA